A genomic segment from Montipora foliosa isolate CH-2021 chromosome 9, ASM3666993v2, whole genome shotgun sequence encodes:
- the LOC137969796 gene encoding F-box/LRR-repeat protein 20-like produces MLIELLGESPARSYSADSAPVYSLDEGTLLNIFSFLSLKDLLRVCQVSRLWYRLSFDLLLWKNTDLRRFSNSLHDPTKFQALANSRLGEKINCIDLSGFVLTEDSLRVLAIQCKKLRVLKLRSVTFSQNCTKKSEKDVVLFPKHLECLDIRFSHGSPSVYRAIGKELRHVKWLGLCDAFFRTLLADESLETTIDGMKHLRKLDLSHCLMLKDCSLALFSRCRKLEVLSVRKCSFLTGDCIENFLQSCTKLKTLILDGISLDDDTVQRIAWRCASLKHLELGWCRLITQAGLKSALPQIAKIQSLEYLGLCAIGDEKGLDDDILLELGNSLSYWRSKKLKSLNVSRSRELTQDGVDEFRRSCSFVEILDTTDCPAIKQFAIQDQRKLSDFKKHQVFENGNTTNITVSESDNKAYRRRNGYISATQFARSKYILETPL; encoded by the coding sequence ATGTTGATTGAGTTGCTTGGTGAAAGCCCTGCTCGGAGTTATTCAGCTGACTCCGCACCGGTATACAGTTTGGACGAGGGTACGCTCTtaaatattttcagttttctaTCCTTAAAGGATTTGTTGCGCGTATGCCAAGTTAGTCGGTTGTGGTACAGATTATCATTTGACTTGCTCTTATGGAAGAACACGGACTTACGACGTTTCTCTAACAGTCTACATGACCCGACAAAGTTTCAAGCTTTGGCGAACAGTCGACTTGGGGAAAAGATCAATTGCATCGATTTAAGTGGATTTGTTTTGACGGAAGACTCTCTTCGAGTTCTTGCAATACAGTGCAAGAAATTGCGCGTCTTGAAATTGAGAAGTGTGACCTTCTCGCAAAATTGCACCAAAAAGAGTGAGAAGGATGTTGTACTCTTTCCAAAACATCTAGAATGTCTTGACATCCGCTTCTCCCATGGTAGCCCCAGTGTGTACCGGGCAATTGGGAAAGAGCTTAGACACGTAAAATGGCTGGGCCTGTGTGATGCCTTCTTCCGGACTCTTTTAGCGGATGAAAGTCTGGAGACTACCATTGACGGTATGAAGCATTTGAGGAAACTTGACTTAAGTCACTGCTTGATGCTCAAAGACTGCTCTTTGGCTCTTTTTTCGCGCTGCAGAAAACTTGAAGTCCTGAGTGTGCGAAAATGTTCTTTCCTTACGGGTGACTGTATTGAAAACTTTCTGCAATCATGCACCAAATTAAAGACTCTTATCCTGGACGGAATCAGTTTAGACGACGACACAGTGCAACGAATAGCTTGGCGTTGTGCCTCTTTGAAACATCTTGAGTTAGGGTGGTGCCGGCTCATCACCCAAGCAGGGCTGAAATCGGCCCTTCCTCAAATAGCGAAAATCCAGAGCTTAGAGTATTTAGGGCTTTGTGCTATTGGAGACGAAAAGGGTCTAGATGATGACATTCTCTTGGAATTGGGTAATAGTTTATCATACTGGCGATCTAAAAAATTGAAATCGCTGAACGTGAGTCGCTCACGTGAATTGACGCAAGATGGTGTAGACGAGTTCCGTCGGTCGTGCAGTTTTGTAGAGATATTAGACACGACTGATTGCCCAGCGATAAAGCAGTTCGCGATTCAAGATCAAAGAAAACTAAGTGACTTTAAGAAACATCAGGTCTTTGAGAACGGTAACACCACCAATATTACAGTTTCTGAGAGCGACAACAAAGCCTACAGGAGAAGGAATGGTTACATAAGCGCTACGCAATTTGCCAGATCCAAATACATCCTGGAAACACCACTATGA